From one Trifolium pratense cultivar HEN17-A07 linkage group LG1, ARS_RC_1.1, whole genome shotgun sequence genomic stretch:
- the LOC123924564 gene encoding protein IQ-DOMAIN 32, giving the protein MVKSNSCLRLICGGGDSSNKQVVSEVKDSNDKRGWSFRKRSARHRVLSNTVITTETTSLANKEIPEYTSTNFQSPAEPNVVEKICTTDFSDEKPQLSSNAYSEISEKIVTEAEGKADVNPPESAVIIVQTSIRAYLAQRALLKSKNVVKLQAAVRGHLVRRHAVGTLRCVQAIVKMQLLVRARHAQKSQSDGKNDYSKTLDNEHDTDKSNLKHTSVEKLLSNKFARQLLESTPKDKPIHVKCNPSKGDSAWKWLERWMSVPAIDSTENKKPICVSEQSDETKDSTRVSQLETDTPSQVILQLADSPIPSEDEEKTATYEDSNSYFERNPSTSSLINNNLEEAHPEKMLSIGARVSSNKSESFFDTKSESFQKEILDSNASVPQEPSSPQNPEMDDEQLKHSRGAKIASKTTDSFEKELFGSNASVPREPGSPQRPESDSEQCKQPVKAFTSDQLETEGKKVAYVSRKLSNPAFIAAQSKFEELSSNVNLGRPSSLFDQDVSVESQADTAYISKEFISSENSTPYPSRIGDPETVLSISSTLDSPDRSETLESEHDAKDLVEGIVNPENNIDYGVGANTPASNLPISDSDRLETVNDSSGNIVDSVVPENFKEPSVEPEVNASDMLRENTETVLPDFKLSASPGSYMTIPESQGTPSSQVSVKPNKVNKTGSSGKRRALSMGNKSPANSNNDSGSRVAVGNKSPANANHDSGSRGSREQLPKDQLNGKRRNSFGSIKPDQTDQEPTRDNSSSNNSLPRFMQATQSARAKINANSSPRSSPDVHDPDVHIKKRHSLPGATGKQGSPRVEQSISPAQQGTKGNGSTERKWQR; this is encoded by the exons ATGGTGAAATCTAACTCATGCTTAAGGTTAATATGCGGTGGTGGTGATTCTTCTAACAAACAAGTTGTTTCAGAG GTCAAGGATTCTAATGATAAACGTGGTTGGAGTTTCCGGAAGAGATCTGCAAGGCATCGTGTGCTTAGCAATACTGTTATAACAACAGAGACGACGTCTTTGGCAAATAAGGAGATTCCGGAATATACAAGTACTAATTTTCAATCTCCAGCTGAACCTAATGTCGTTGAAAAGATTTGTACGACAGATTTCTCTGACGAGAAGCCTCAGTTATCCTCCAATGCATACTCAGAGATTTCAGAAAAAATTGTCACTGAAGCTGAGGGTAAAGCGGATGTCAATCCACCAGAATCTGCGGTGATAATCGTCCAGACTTCCATTAGAGCATATTTG GCTCAGAGAGCACTTCTGAAGAGTAAGAATGTAGTGAAGTTGCAAGCTGCTGTTCGAGGTCACTTGGTCAGAAGGCACGCTGTAGGAACATTGCGATGTGTTCAAGCTATTGTTAAAATGCAGCTCCTTGTACGAGCACGACATGCTCAGAAGTCACAATCAGATGGCAAAAATGATTACTCAAAAACtttg GATAACGAGCATGACACGGACAAATCAAATTTGAAGCACACTTCTGTGGAAAAGCTTCTCAGCAATAAGTTTGCTCGTCAG CTTCTGGAATCAACACCAAAAGACAAACCTATCCATGTCAAATGTAATCCTTCTAAAGGCGATTCTGCTTGGAAATGGTTGGAGAGATGGATGTCTGTTCCAGCAATAGATTCTACAGAGAATAAAAAGCCAATCTGTGTGTCAGAACAATCAGATGAAACCAAAGATAGCACTCGTGTATCTCAATTGGAAACAGATACTCCGTCTCAAGTTATTCTTCAGTTAGCTGATTCACCTATACCATCTGAGGATGAAGAGAAGACCGCTACTTATGAGGATAGCAACTCATACTTTGAAAGAAACCCCTCTACATCTTCTCTTATAAACAATAACTTGGAAGAGGCTCATCCCGAAAAGATGCTTTCAATTGGTGCTAGAGTATCCTCCAATAAAAGTGAATCTTTTTTCGATACAAAAAGTGAATCTTTTCAAAAGGAAATTTTGGATTCAAATGCAAGTGTTCCACAAGAACCCAGTTCTCCTCAGAATCCAGAAATGGACGATGAACAGCTCAAACATTCACGTGGTGCCAAAATAGCCTCCAAGACAACTGATTCTTTTGAAAAGGAATTGTTCGGTTCAAATGCAAGTGTTCCACGGGAGCCTGGTTCTCCTCAGAGACCAGAAAGTGACAGTGAACAGTGCAAACAACCAGTAAAAGCATTTACCTCAGACCAACTAGAGACCGAGGGAAAGAAAGTTGCATATGTATCAAGGAAGTTAAGCAATCCAGCATTTATTGCCGCTCAATCAAAATTTGAAGAGCTGAGTTCAAATGTGAATTTGGGTAGGCCAAGTTCTTTGTTCGATCAGGATGTATCAGTTGAATCACAAGCAGATACTGCATATATATCAAAAGAGTTCATCTCATCTGAGAATTCTACTCCCTATCCTTCTAGAATTGGTGATCCTGAAACTGTACTCTCTATTTCTTCAACTCTTGATTCACCTGACAGATCAGAGACTTTGGAGAGCGAGCACGATGCCAAAGATTTAGTAGAAGGGATAGTTAATCCTGAAAACAATATTGATTATGGTGTCGGAGCCAATACTCCGGCTTCTAACTTGCCTATCTCCGATTCTGATCGATTAGAAACTGTTAACGACTCCAGTGGAAATATTGTTGATTCAGTGGTGCCTGAGAACTTCAAAGAGCCTTCTGTTGAGCCTGAGGTAAATGCATCTGACATGTTGAGAGAAAACACCGAGACTGTTCTACCAGATTTTAAGTTGTCAGCTTCACCAGGAAGCTATATGACAATACCCGAGTCTCAAGGAACCCCTTCAAGTCAGGTTTCGGTGAAACCTAATAAAGTAAACAAGACTGGATCAAGTGGTAAACGTAGGGCACTGTCTATGGGTAACAAGTCTCCTGCAAATTCAAATAACGATTCAGGCTCAAGAGTGGCTGTTGGTAACAAGTCTCCTGCGAATGCGAATCACGATTCAGGCTCAAGAGGTAGTAGAGAACAATTGCCTAAGGATCAGCTGAATGGAAAGAGACGCAATTCATTTGGCTCAATAAAACCTGACCAGACTGATCAAGAGCCTACTAGAGATAATAGTAGTAGCAATAATTCTCTTCCCCGTTTCATGCAAGCTACACAATCTGCTAGGGCCAAGATAAATGCAAATTCCTCTCCAAGATCAAGTCCAGATGTACATGACCCTGACGTTCACATTAAGAAGAGACATTCCTTGCCTGGTGCAACTGGTAAGCAGGGTTCTCCACGTGTCGAACAATCAATATCTCCAGCTCAGCAAGGCACAAAGGGCAATGGTTCAACCG AGAGAAAATGGCAGAGGTGA